Genomic segment of Amphibacillus xylanus NBRC 15112:
ACCAATTTTTGTTTCTCGATATAAGTATTGTCTTAGATCGAGCATATTTTCGATAAGTTGATCATCTATCTCAATAACGACATCATAAACTTTGAGACCGGCATGATCTGCTGATGATCCAGGATGGACCTCTGCAATCACGATACCATCAGTCACTTCTCTTGGATCAAGCTTTAATGTTTTCGTAATGTGTTGTGGAGGTACTTGAGAGAAGTTAATTGCGCTAATGCCCATAAATGGACGAATCACAGCACCATTTTCCTCAAGTTGTTCAATGATCGGAAGTGCTTCATCAATTGGAATCGCAAATCCAATCCCTTCAATTGCGTGTGAAGCAATTTTCATTGAGTTAATACCAATTACTTGTCCTGCAGAGTTAATTAATGCACCACCACTATTACCTGGGTTAATCGCTGCATCAGTTTGAATGACATCGATATTCCAGTCTGGAACACCATCTTTGTTAATATCAATTTCAATCGAGCGATCGAGTCCGCTAATGATTCCTTTAGTAACAGTTCCAGCAAATTCTGTCCCTAGCGGATTTCCGATTGCTATTGCAGGCTCACCTACAATTAGTTCTGAAGAGTTACCAAATTCAGCAACTGTATCAACATACTGAGCATCGATTGATAATACTGCTAAGTCAGTTAATTCGTCTTCTCCTAATAATTGTGCGTCAACGTGTTCGCCATCTGATAAGATGACTTCGATTTGATTGGCGCCGTCAATTACATGTTGATTAGTTACAATATATGCACGATCGCCTTCAATTTTATAGATCACACCTGATCCAGTACCGGCATCTACACTATCTGACCATAGACTAAATGATTGAAGATTTGACACACCAACAACTGCACCTGCTACATCACTAAGGAGCTCTGTTGGCACGCCATCCCCATGTCCAGAAGTTTGAATAATTGGAGCTCTTCTAACTTCCGTTTGTACAGTATTATTTACTGGGATAATTTGTTCTATTGGGATCACTCCAGTATATAGCAGTAAAAAGCCAATGACTGCGACGGTTAATCCACCAATAATTCCACTAAACCAAACCTTCCAAATTTCTAACCGTGGTTTAGCCTTTTCTTGACGAACATTTAAATGATCATTTACAGGTAAATCAGTTACGATAGACTGAGGACTTGAATAATTCTCATTATTGATCGTTTGATTTTCATCATGTTGTTCATTCGAGTTGAAATTGTCCATCACAATGGCTCCTTTCAAGATATTTTTAATTTGTTCACAGTTTTATTATACTTATTAGTATAACGAGATTATTTGGCAATCATTCGGTATAATTGTGAAAAAAGTATGGAAATCGTGTGATTGTGATAATATTCTATATATAAAAATACAACCATCGAAGGAGGCCATAAAATTGTCCCAACACATTTTCATTGTAGAAGATGATCCAAATATAAGAAATATTGTTTCTGCATATTTTAAAAAGGAACAATTCACATTAACTATGGTTGATAATGCGGAAGAAGCATGGGAATTATCTCGAAGTGGGCAACCAGATATGTGGATTCTCGATATTATGTTACCGGGAATGGACGGCTATGAACTATGTAAAAAAATAAGACAAGAAAGTGACGTACCTATAATAATCATTTCTGCAAAAGATGAAGAAGTAGATAAAATCTTAGGATTAGAATTGGGTAGCGATGATTATTTAACTAAACCATTTAGTCCTAGAGAATTAGTTGCTCGGGTCAAACGGTTATTTAAGCGTGTCGAACTTTACCAAAGTCATAAAAATGAACAAAAGAACCAACAATTCAGTTCAGGTGGATTAATTGTTGAATTAACGAATCGACGCGTCTTTTGGCATGATGAAGAAATTGAGGTGACGGCAAAAGAATTCGAGCTCTTAAAAAGCCTGATTCAAAATCAAAATCGTGCTTTCTCTAGAGAAGAATTACTCACACTTATTTGGGGTGAGGATTATTTCGGTAGTGATCGTGCCGTTGATGATTTAGTTAAACGTCTGCGCAAGAAAATTGACGGCTTACCAATTGAAACGGTCTGGGGTTATGGCTATCGTTTTCGAAATGATGATGGGGATCATCAATGAGACTACAGACACAGCTGACGCTAGCTTTTACAACTTTACTTGTCATTACAATGACGATCGTATCAATCACTATCCACTCACTACTATTAAATGTACTCATTAGAAATGAAAAGGCACAATTACAGGACAAGGGAGAAATTCTGTCACAATTTTTATTTAGTGAAGTCATGCCGAGTAATTTTTCACATTGGCTCAGTGATGAAGAATTATACTTATTTGTCTATGATCGGGCATTAGATCGTGTCGTGTTGTATTCGAGCTCACTAGATATAAATGTTATACACGACTGGGTGAATCGGTATGATTTAACGAGACCAGATCAACCGCTTTGGTATGACGGTGAAAAGCAATATGTTGTCTCAACGATATCAGTTTACCCGAGTTTATTAGATCAGGAGCTTGTTCTCATCACCCCGTTAGATGATATTCAAGAGGTTCAGCAAATATTTTTTAACCGGTTAATGATTGTCTTCTTAATCGGTATATTGGTCATTATTGTGCTTACTCACTATCTAACACATCGCTTAGTCACACCTCTTACACAGTTAAAATATCAGCTTAAACGAATTGAAAACCGTCAATTTGACGACATTATACGTATTAAAGCAACGGGAGAGATTAAGGAAGTGGAGAAAAGTGTTATTGATATGGCCAATGAATTACAACGCTATATGAAGACACAGCAGCAATTTTTCCAAAATGCTAGCCATGAGTTGAAAACTCCGATGATGACGATCCAAGGTTATGCTGAAGGTATTAAAGATGGTATCTTTGAAGGAGAAGATGCAGAGCGAGGGCTTGAAATCATCGTTGCCGAAATTAAACGATTGAAAAAGATAATCAGTGAAATGATACTATTAGCAAAGTTAGATAGTAAGGAAACTGTTTATCATGAAGGTAATATTTATGTTAGTGAATTAGTGCAATCAACGATGGATCGCACGTTCCCAATCGCAAGAGAACGAGGTATTTCGGTGAAATATCAAGTTACTGATGATGCGGTTTTACGTGTTGATCAGGAAAAAATGCTTCAAGCGATGTTAAACATTGTAACAAACGCTATCCGCCATGCGCGAGAACAAGTGGTTATTGACGTTGTTCGTAGTAATCAACGATTAGAGATAATGATTGATGACGATGGCAAAGGTATTGATCATACAATTATGCCACACTTATTTGATCGTTTTATTAAAGGAAAAGACGGCGAAACAGGTCTTGGTTTAGCTATCTCACGTGCTATTATAGAACGATCAAATGGAACGATCCGAGTAGAGGATTCACCATTAGGTGGCGCGCGGTTTGTAATTACTTTTTAATTTTTCACAAAAAAACTATCCTTAAACAGATGTGGTGTGCTATAATGACCCAGTTATATAGCACGTAGGCTAGCAAGAAAGAGGAGAGGTATAGAAGTATGTCATTAAGAGAAGATATTCGTAATATTGCTATCATTGCTCACGTTGACCATGGTAAAACGACTTTAGTTGATCAGTTGCTTAAAGATTCAGGAACCTTTGCAGATCATGAACAAACAGAGGATCGCATGATGGATTCCGGTGATATTGAACGTGAACGAGGCATTACAATCTTAGCAAAGAATACAGCAATTAAATATAAAGATAAAAGAATCAATATATTAGATACACCAGGACACGCCGATTTTGGTGGAGAGGTTGAACGGATTCTTAAGATGGTTGACGGTGTTTTACTTGTTGTTGATGCATATGAAGGATGTATGCCACAAACTCGATTTGTATTGAAAAAAGCATTAGAACAAAAATTAACACCCATCGTTATTTTAAATAAAGTTGATCGACCTAATGCGCGACCTGATTTTGTCGTCGATCAAGTTTTAGATTTATTTATTGAACTAGGTGCTGATGATGAGCAGTTAGAATTTCCTGTCTTATATGCATCTGCGTTGAATGGTACATCTGGTGAATCACCTGAAGAACAACATAATTCAATGGATGTTGTGTTTGATACGATTATTAGTCATATCCCAGCACCAATTGATAATAAAGATGAGCCACTACAATTACAGATTACATTACTCGATTACAATGAATTTCTAGGCCGAATTGGGATTGGTCGGATTGCGCGTGGAACGATTAAGGTTGGCCAACAAGTTACCCTATCAAAAGATAACGGTGAAACGAAACAATTCCGTGTCACAAAGTTATTTGGCTTTTTAGGATTGAAGCGGATTGAAATCAATGAGGCATATGCTGGAGACATTGTTGCATTATCAGGACTGGAGGATATTAACGTTGGTGAAACGATTTGTCCAGTTGGTCATGTAGAGCCTTTACCGATGCTGCACATTGATGAACCAACATTGCAAATGACATTTGTCGTTAATAATAGCCCGTTTGCCGGTAAAGAAGGCAAACACATTACGTCAAGAAAAATTAAAGAACGCTTAATGACGCAATTAGAAACAGATGTTAGTTTACGGGTTGACCCGACTGATTCTCCAGATGCATTTATCGTCTCTGGTCGAGGTGAATTACACCTTTCTATTCTTGTAGAGAATATGCGAAGAGAAGGCTATGAACTTCAATTGTCTAAGCCAGAAGTTATCATTAAAGAAATTGATGGCGTAAAATATGAACCGATGGAACGCGTTCAAATTGATGTGCCTGAAGAATTCACAGGTACAATTATTGAAACTTTAGGTTCTCGTAAGGCAGAAATGCTTGATATGCAAAACCAAGGTAATGGACAAGTCCGTTTGGAATTTAGAATTCCTTCAAGAGGACTAATTGGTTACTCAACAGAATTTATGACTCAGACACGCGGATATGGGATTATTAATCATACTTTTGATGAGTACGCACCATATACACCAGGTCAAGTTGGTGGACGTCGTCAAGGTGTTCTTGTTGCTTTGGAAAATGGTAAAGCTTCAACTTATGGTATTATGAACTTGGAAGACCGTGGGACAATTTTCGTTGAACCAGGTACAGAAGTATATGCTGGGATGATTGTTGGTGAGCATAATCGTGAGAATGATTTAACTGTAAATATCACGAAGGAAAAGCACTTAACAAATATCCGTTCAGCTAACAAAGATCAGACAGCTACAATCCGTAAGACGCGTAGTATGTCATTAGAGGAAGCTATTCAGTATTTAAATGATGATGAATATTGTGAGGTTACACCTAAATCGATTCGTTTACGTAAGAAAATTTTAAATAA
This window contains:
- a CDS encoding S1C family serine protease; its protein translation is MDNFNSNEQHDENQTINNENYSSPQSIVTDLPVNDHLNVRQEKAKPRLEIWKVWFSGIIGGLTVAVIGFLLLYTGVIPIEQIIPVNNTVQTEVRRAPIIQTSGHGDGVPTELLSDVAGAVVGVSNLQSFSLWSDSVDAGTGSGVIYKIEGDRAYIVTNQHVIDGANQIEVILSDGEHVDAQLLGEDELTDLAVLSIDAQYVDTVAEFGNSSELIVGEPAIAIGNPLGTEFAGTVTKGIISGLDRSIEIDINKDGVPDWNIDVIQTDAAINPGNSGGALINSAGQVIGINSMKIASHAIEGIGFAIPIDEALPIIEQLEENGAVIRPFMGISAINFSQVPPQHITKTLKLDPREVTDGIVIAEVHPGSSADHAGLKVYDVVIEIDDQLIENMLDLRQYLYRETKIGDSVTIKFYRDGELQTTELVLKAE
- a CDS encoding sensor histidine kinase; translated protein: MRLQTQLTLAFTTLLVITMTIVSITIHSLLLNVLIRNEKAQLQDKGEILSQFLFSEVMPSNFSHWLSDEELYLFVYDRALDRVVLYSSSLDINVIHDWVNRYDLTRPDQPLWYDGEKQYVVSTISVYPSLLDQELVLITPLDDIQEVQQIFFNRLMIVFLIGILVIIVLTHYLTHRLVTPLTQLKYQLKRIENRQFDDIIRIKATGEIKEVEKSVIDMANELQRYMKTQQQFFQNASHELKTPMMTIQGYAEGIKDGIFEGEDAERGLEIIVAEIKRLKKIISEMILLAKLDSKETVYHEGNIYVSELVQSTMDRTFPIARERGISVKYQVTDDAVLRVDQEKMLQAMLNIVTNAIRHAREQVVIDVVRSNQRLEIMIDDDGKGIDHTIMPHLFDRFIKGKDGETGLGLAISRAIIERSNGTIRVEDSPLGGARFVITF
- the typA gene encoding translational GTPase TypA, producing the protein MSLREDIRNIAIIAHVDHGKTTLVDQLLKDSGTFADHEQTEDRMMDSGDIERERGITILAKNTAIKYKDKRINILDTPGHADFGGEVERILKMVDGVLLVVDAYEGCMPQTRFVLKKALEQKLTPIVILNKVDRPNARPDFVVDQVLDLFIELGADDEQLEFPVLYASALNGTSGESPEEQHNSMDVVFDTIISHIPAPIDNKDEPLQLQITLLDYNEFLGRIGIGRIARGTIKVGQQVTLSKDNGETKQFRVTKLFGFLGLKRIEINEAYAGDIVALSGLEDINVGETICPVGHVEPLPMLHIDEPTLQMTFVVNNSPFAGKEGKHITSRKIKERLMTQLETDVSLRVDPTDSPDAFIVSGRGELHLSILVENMRREGYELQLSKPEVIIKEIDGVKYEPMERVQIDVPEEFTGTIIETLGSRKAEMLDMQNQGNGQVRLEFRIPSRGLIGYSTEFMTQTRGYGIINHTFDEYAPYTPGQVGGRRQGVLVALENGKASTYGIMNLEDRGTIFVEPGTEVYAGMIVGEHNRENDLTVNITKEKHLTNIRSANKDQTATIRKTRSMSLEEAIQYLNDDEYCEVTPKSIRLRKKILNKSEREKAARKK
- a CDS encoding response regulator transcription factor, with product MSQHIFIVEDDPNIRNIVSAYFKKEQFTLTMVDNAEEAWELSRSGQPDMWILDIMLPGMDGYELCKKIRQESDVPIIIISAKDEEVDKILGLELGSDDYLTKPFSPRELVARVKRLFKRVELYQSHKNEQKNQQFSSGGLIVELTNRRVFWHDEEIEVTAKEFELLKSLIQNQNRAFSREELLTLIWGEDYFGSDRAVDDLVKRLRKKIDGLPIETVWGYGYRFRNDDGDHQ